Proteins from a genomic interval of Micromonospora sp. NBC_00389:
- a CDS encoding chorismate mutase produces MMTDVAEQNGGPTRPGAEQPPANGSEPVAATTPPAEDAGVAEDGGPAEARTGTAEPAAAARIVQIRERIDEIDHALIALWHERATLSQEVGATRMASGGTRLVLSREREILERFRIALGADGTQLALLLLRAGRGPL; encoded by the coding sequence ATGATGACAGACGTGGCGGAGCAGAACGGCGGCCCGACCCGACCGGGGGCGGAGCAGCCCCCGGCGAACGGGAGCGAGCCGGTGGCGGCGACGACGCCGCCGGCCGAGGACGCCGGGGTCGCCGAGGACGGCGGGCCGGCCGAGGCACGGACCGGCACCGCGGAGCCGGCCGCCGCCGCGCGGATCGTGCAGATCAGGGAACGGATCGACGAGATCGACCACGCGTTGATCGCGCTGTGGCACGAGCGGGCCACGCTGTCCCAGGAGGTCGGCGCGACCCGGATGGCCTCCGGCGGCACCCGCCTGGTGCTCTCCCGGGAACGGGAGATCCTGGAGCGCTTCCGGATCGCACTCGGCGCCGACGGCACCCAACTGGCGCTGCTGCTGCTCCGCGCGGGCCGCGGCCCGCTGTGA
- a CDS encoding ABC transporter ATP-binding protein, giving the protein MSENIIEVHDLVKHYPVTQGVVFKKTVGQVKAVDGVSFGLRAGETLGVVGESGCGKSTLARVLMNLEKPTAGSVVYKGQDISKLSGGALRRLRRQIQLVMQDPYTSLNPRMTVGDLIGEPFEIHPEVAPKGSRRGKVKELLDLVGLNPEHINRYPHQFSGGQRQRIGIARALALRPEVIVCDEPVSALDVSIQAQVMNLLEQLQTEFGLSYIFIAHDLSVVRHLSDRVAVMYLGKVVEIGTEDEIYERPTHPYTQALLSAVPVPDPTQRNNKTIIRLTGDVPSPISPPSGCRFRTRCWKAQDVCAEQVPLLEIRQTSDHPSACHFAERREIVATHEA; this is encoded by the coding sequence GTGTCTGAGAACATCATCGAGGTCCATGACCTGGTCAAGCACTACCCCGTCACCCAGGGTGTGGTGTTCAAGAAGACCGTCGGTCAGGTCAAGGCGGTCGACGGGGTCTCGTTCGGTCTGCGTGCCGGTGAGACGCTCGGCGTGGTCGGTGAGTCCGGCTGCGGCAAGTCGACCCTCGCCCGGGTCCTGATGAACCTGGAGAAGCCGACCGCCGGCAGCGTGGTCTACAAGGGCCAGGACATCTCCAAGCTCTCCGGTGGTGCGCTGCGGCGGCTCCGTCGGCAGATCCAGCTGGTGATGCAGGACCCGTACACCTCGCTGAACCCGCGGATGACGGTCGGTGACCTGATCGGTGAGCCGTTCGAGATCCACCCCGAGGTGGCGCCGAAGGGCAGCCGTCGGGGCAAGGTCAAGGAGCTGCTCGACCTGGTCGGGCTCAACCCGGAGCACATCAACCGGTACCCGCACCAGTTCTCCGGCGGTCAGCGCCAGCGCATCGGGATCGCCCGCGCGCTCGCCCTGCGGCCCGAGGTGATCGTCTGCGACGAGCCGGTGTCGGCGCTGGACGTGTCCATCCAGGCCCAGGTGATGAACCTGCTGGAGCAACTGCAGACCGAGTTCGGGCTCTCGTACATCTTCATCGCGCACGACCTGTCGGTGGTCCGCCACCTCTCGGACCGGGTCGCGGTGATGTACCTCGGCAAGGTCGTCGAGATCGGCACCGAGGACGAGATCTACGAGCGGCCGACCCACCCGTACACCCAGGCGCTGCTCTCCGCGGTGCCGGTGCCGGACCCGACGCAGCGGAACAACAAGACGATCATCCGGCTCACGGGTGACGTGCCGTCGCCGATCAGCCCGCCCTCGGGCTGCCGGTTCCGGACCCGCTGCTGGAAGGCGCAGGACGTCTGCGCCGAGCAGGTCCCGCTGCTGGAGATCCGGCAGACCTCGGACCACCCGAGCGCCTGCCACTTCGCGGAGCGGCGCGAGATCGTCGCCACTCACGAGGCGTGA
- a CDS encoding ABC transporter ATP-binding protein, with the protein MSEQSAPGTGGSGRPSGRLLEVDDLRVEFRTRDGVAKVINGVTYHVDAGETLAVLGESGSGKSVTAQTIMGILDTPPGFVTGGQVRFHGKDMLRMSEEERRRIRGEGIAMIFQDALSALNPVFTVGFQIAEQFRVRRGMGRADAKKRAIEMLDQVKIPNAKGRFNNYPHQFSGGMRQRAMIAMSLALDPEVLIADEPTTALDVTVQAQIMDLLAELQRERQMGMILITHDLGVVADVADRIAVMYAGRIVEEADVYDLYAKPAHPYTMGLIDSIPRMDEKGQQLRTIKGLPPNLMNIPPGCPFNPRCPMAQPVCREKVPPLLQVGHARASACHFAEELVNRV; encoded by the coding sequence GTGTCCGAGCAGTCCGCGCCGGGAACCGGCGGGTCCGGACGTCCCTCTGGCCGGCTGCTCGAGGTCGACGACCTGCGGGTGGAGTTCCGTACCCGGGACGGCGTCGCCAAGGTCATCAACGGGGTCACGTACCACGTCGACGCGGGGGAGACCCTCGCCGTGCTCGGCGAGTCCGGCTCCGGTAAGAGCGTCACGGCGCAGACCATCATGGGCATCCTCGACACCCCGCCCGGGTTCGTCACCGGCGGGCAGGTCCGCTTCCACGGCAAGGACATGCTCCGCATGTCCGAAGAGGAGCGGCGCCGCATTCGCGGTGAGGGCATCGCGATGATCTTCCAGGACGCGCTCTCCGCGCTGAACCCGGTCTTCACCGTCGGGTTCCAGATCGCCGAGCAGTTCCGGGTCCGGCGGGGCATGGGTCGCGCGGACGCCAAGAAGCGTGCGATCGAGATGCTCGACCAGGTCAAGATCCCGAACGCCAAGGGCCGGTTCAACAACTATCCGCACCAGTTCTCCGGCGGTATGCGGCAGCGCGCGATGATCGCGATGTCGCTGGCGCTCGACCCGGAGGTGCTGATCGCGGACGAGCCGACCACCGCGCTCGACGTGACCGTGCAGGCCCAGATCATGGACCTGCTCGCCGAGCTCCAGCGTGAGCGGCAGATGGGCATGATCCTGATCACCCACGACCTCGGCGTGGTCGCCGACGTCGCGGACCGGATCGCGGTCATGTACGCGGGCCGGATCGTCGAGGAAGCCGACGTGTACGACCTGTACGCCAAGCCGGCGCACCCGTACACGATGGGCCTGATCGACTCCATCCCGCGGATGGACGAGAAGGGGCAGCAGCTCCGGACGATCAAGGGCCTTCCGCCGAACCTGATGAACATCCCGCCGGGCTGCCCGTTCAACCCGCGCTGCCCCATGGCTCAGCCGGTGTGCCGGGAGAAGGTCCCGCCGCTGCTGCAGGTGGGTCACGCCCGGGCCAGCGCCTGCCACTTCGCCGAGGAGCTGGTGAACCGTGTCTGA
- a CDS encoding ABC transporter permease: MSDPSTASIVSTPPAQADVVAPTGTGLPQSNEKPRGLLGDAWRDLRRKPLFWISATLIVIFLLMAAFPQLFAPGDAVNGTLSRSLNKPSAEGWFGYDVQGRDVYARVIYGARASIVVAVLSVIGTLLVGGAMGIISGYRGGWVDGLLSRIADVFFGLPFVLGAIVILTTFNGSGSGNSKAQIMGLVIASLIVLSWPVVMRLMRSSVLATKEADYIVAARALGAGTGRIILKHLLPNCLAPLLVYGTIMVGSFIGAEATLSFLGVGLKSPVVSWGIMISDGQQFIRVAPGLVFFPAAFLVTAVLSFVMLGEAVREALDPKLR, translated from the coding sequence ATGAGTGACCCGAGTACCGCATCGATCGTCAGCACCCCTCCCGCCCAGGCCGACGTCGTCGCCCCCACCGGGACGGGCCTGCCGCAGAGCAACGAGAAGCCGCGTGGCCTGCTCGGTGACGCGTGGCGGGACCTGCGGCGCAAGCCGCTGTTCTGGATCTCGGCCACGCTGATCGTGATCTTCCTCCTGATGGCGGCCTTCCCGCAGCTGTTCGCCCCGGGCGACGCGGTCAACGGCACGCTGTCCCGGAGCCTCAACAAGCCGTCCGCCGAGGGCTGGTTCGGTTACGACGTGCAGGGCCGGGACGTCTACGCCCGGGTCATCTACGGTGCGCGCGCCTCCATCGTGGTCGCCGTGCTCTCCGTGATCGGCACCCTGCTGGTCGGCGGCGCCATGGGCATCATCTCCGGCTACCGCGGTGGCTGGGTGGACGGTCTGCTCAGCCGGATCGCCGATGTCTTCTTCGGCCTGCCCTTCGTGCTCGGCGCGATCGTCATCCTGACCACGTTCAACGGCTCGGGCTCCGGCAACAGCAAGGCCCAGATCATGGGCCTGGTGATCGCCTCCCTGATCGTGCTGAGCTGGCCGGTCGTGATGCGGCTGATGCGCTCCTCGGTGCTCGCCACCAAGGAGGCCGACTACATCGTCGCGGCCCGCGCGTTGGGTGCCGGCACCGGCCGGATCATCCTCAAGCACCTGCTGCCGAACTGCCTGGCCCCGCTGCTGGTCTACGGCACGATCATGGTCGGTTCGTTCATCGGTGCCGAGGCCACCCTGTCGTTCCTGGGCGTCGGCCTGAAGTCGCCGGTGGTGTCCTGGGGCATCATGATCAGCGACGGGCAGCAGTTCATCCGGGTCGCGCCGGGGCTGGTGTTCTTCCCCGCCGCGTTCCTCGTCACCGCTGTGCTGAGCTTCGTGATGCTCGGTGAGGCGGTCCGCGAGGCCCTCGATCCGAAACTCCGCTAG
- a CDS encoding ABC transporter permease, producing the protein MGRYLLRRLLQLVPVFIGTTFLIYALVWAVPGDPFAGKCGERRCPDQYIAFMTEKYHLDQNVFVQYANYMKNLLQGDFGQTFSQREISDIIMTSYPNTLKLALVALTIEAVIGLGAGVLTGLRRNGFLDNLVLVSTLFLIALPVFVVGFVLQWLLGVQWGIITPTVSSEMRISELIVPGFVLGSASVAYIARVARTSIAENRRADYVRTAIAKGLPMRRVVGVHLLRNSLIPVVTLLGTDLGALMGGAIVTEGIFGINGIGRQVFRAIVTKESATVVGIVVVLVLVYLVMNLVVDLLYAALDPRIRYE; encoded by the coding sequence ATGGGCCGTTATCTGTTGAGACGGCTGCTCCAACTCGTGCCGGTCTTCATCGGCACGACGTTCCTGATCTACGCCCTCGTCTGGGCCGTCCCGGGCGATCCGTTCGCCGGCAAGTGCGGTGAGCGCCGCTGCCCGGACCAGTACATCGCGTTCATGACCGAGAAGTACCACCTGGACCAGAACGTCTTCGTGCAGTACGCCAACTACATGAAGAACCTTCTCCAGGGCGACTTCGGTCAGACGTTCTCGCAGCGCGAGATCAGCGACATCATCATGACGTCGTACCCGAACACCCTGAAGCTGGCTCTGGTGGCGCTCACCATCGAGGCCGTGATCGGCCTCGGCGCCGGCGTGCTGACCGGTCTGCGCCGCAACGGCTTCCTGGACAACCTGGTCCTGGTCTCCACCCTCTTCCTCATCGCATTGCCGGTCTTCGTCGTCGGCTTCGTGCTCCAGTGGCTGCTGGGCGTGCAGTGGGGCATCATCACGCCGACCGTCTCGTCCGAGATGCGGATCTCCGAGCTGATCGTGCCGGGCTTCGTGCTCGGTAGCGCGTCAGTGGCGTACATCGCCCGAGTGGCGCGAACGAGCATCGCGGAGAACCGCCGCGCCGACTACGTGCGTACCGCCATCGCCAAGGGCCTGCCGATGCGCCGGGTGGTGGGCGTGCACCTGCTGCGCAACTCGCTCATCCCGGTGGTCACCCTGCTCGGCACCGACCTCGGTGCCCTGATGGGCGGCGCGATCGTCACCGAGGGCATCTTCGGCATCAACGGAATCGGCCGCCAGGTCTTCCGCGCGATCGTCACCAAGGAAAGCGCTACCGTGGTAGGGATCGTCGTCGTCCTGGTGCTGGTCTATCTCGTGATGAACCTGGTGGTTGACCTGCTCTACGCCGCCCTGGACCCAAGGATCCGCTATGAGTGA
- a CDS encoding peptide ABC transporter substrate-binding protein, with product MRVSKRATSAIALSAAAVLVASGCSSGDGDGDAATSTDGSIVIHGVQPENPLVPSNTTETGGGKVIDWLWTGLVEYPNDGGAPRNALAESIDTKDSKVFTIKIKKGTKFHDGTEVKAKNFVDAWNWAAYSPNGAQNGTFFSDIAGFDQTYTSDPDGEGPQKAPAPTAEKMSGLKVVDDQTFEVTLAAPTAVFPTKLGYSAFMPLPDVFFTQKPEEFGKKPVGNGPVKFVSWEDNVLIKLTRFDDYSLRDKMKLKDVDVKLYQDESAAYADLLGNNLDFMEVVPTSALAGDKWKTDLGERGLSTVTPSTALIAFPTYDKRFQNPKLRRAVSLSINRQEISDKIFFGTRKPADSWANPLTPGAKPGNCTACKFDAAAAKQLLAEAGGFTGEMVFYYNADSSHKDWMDAVAQQVKTNLGIEARAEGVPTFAVFRQNINAHKMTGPYRAAWQQDYPDVENWVNPLYVTGGSSNDGLYSNKEVDALAKQASAAPSLEASHEAFSKAVELVDQDVPSIPIYFYGQQSGHSEKIKKLELNNVGELDITSVEL from the coding sequence ATGAGAGTCTCGAAGCGGGCGACGAGCGCAATCGCGCTCAGCGCGGCTGCCGTGCTTGTCGCGAGCGGTTGCTCGAGCGGTGACGGTGACGGCGACGCCGCCACCAGCACGGACGGCTCGATCGTCATCCACGGCGTCCAGCCGGAGAACCCGCTGGTCCCGTCGAACACCACGGAGACCGGCGGCGGCAAGGTCATCGACTGGCTGTGGACCGGCCTGGTCGAGTACCCCAACGACGGTGGGGCCCCGCGCAACGCGCTGGCGGAGTCCATCGACACCAAGGACTCCAAGGTCTTCACGATCAAGATCAAGAAGGGTACCAAGTTCCACGACGGTACCGAGGTGAAGGCGAAGAACTTCGTCGACGCCTGGAACTGGGCCGCCTACTCGCCGAACGGCGCGCAGAACGGCACCTTCTTCTCGGACATCGCTGGCTTCGACCAGACCTACACCTCGGACCCGGACGGCGAGGGCCCGCAGAAGGCCCCGGCGCCGACGGCCGAGAAGATGTCCGGTCTGAAGGTCGTCGACGACCAGACCTTCGAGGTCACCCTCGCCGCGCCGACCGCGGTCTTCCCGACCAAGCTCGGCTACAGCGCCTTCATGCCGCTGCCGGACGTGTTCTTCACCCAGAAGCCCGAAGAGTTCGGCAAGAAGCCGGTCGGCAACGGCCCGGTGAAGTTCGTGTCGTGGGAGGACAACGTCCTCATCAAGCTGACGCGCTTCGACGACTACAGCCTGCGCGACAAGATGAAGCTCAAGGACGTCGACGTCAAGCTGTACCAGGACGAGTCGGCTGCCTACGCCGATCTGCTGGGCAACAACCTCGACTTCATGGAGGTTGTCCCCACCTCGGCGCTCGCCGGTGACAAGTGGAAGACCGACCTCGGCGAGCGGGGCCTGTCGACCGTGACGCCGTCGACCGCGCTGATCGCGTTCCCGACCTACGACAAGCGCTTCCAGAACCCGAAGCTGCGTCGTGCCGTGTCGCTGTCGATCAACCGGCAGGAGATCTCGGACAAGATCTTCTTCGGTACCCGCAAGCCGGCCGACAGCTGGGCGAACCCGCTGACCCCGGGCGCCAAGCCGGGCAACTGCACCGCCTGCAAGTTCGACGCCGCTGCGGCCAAGCAGCTGCTGGCCGAGGCCGGTGGCTTCACCGGTGAGATGGTCTTCTACTACAACGCCGACTCCAGCCACAAGGACTGGATGGACGCCGTTGCGCAGCAGGTCAAGACCAACCTCGGCATCGAGGCTCGCGCCGAGGGCGTGCCGACCTTCGCGGTCTTCCGCCAGAACATCAACGCCCACAAGATGACCGGCCCGTACCGTGCCGCCTGGCAGCAGGACTACCCGGACGTGGAGAACTGGGTCAACCCGCTCTACGTGACTGGTGGCTCCTCGAACGACGGTCTGTACAGCAACAAGGAGGTCGACGCCCTGGCGAAGCAGGCCAGCGCCGCTCCGAGCCTGGAGGCCTCGCACGAGGCGTTCTCCAAGGCGGTTGAGCTTGTCGACCAGGACGTCCCGAGCATCCCGATCTACTTCTACGGCCAGCAGTCCGGCCACTCGGAGAAGATCAAGAAGCTCGAGCTGAACAACGTCGGCGAACTCGACATCACCTCGGTCGAGCTCTGA
- a CDS encoding PIG-L deacetylase family protein, producing MLPDVRRGLAVFAHPDDVDLGCAATITGWVDEGIEVGSLIITRVTRAISTTPREPKCPVCAWRNSESLAKAMDGPTV from the coding sequence GTGCTTCCCGACGTCCGTCGAGGGCTCGCCGTCTTTGCCCATCCGGACGATGTCGACCTCGGCTGCGCGGCCACCATCACCGGCTGGGTGGATGAGGGCATCGAGGTCGGCTCTCTGATCATCACCCGGGTGACGCGCGCGATTTCGACGACACCGCGCGAGCCGAAATGCCCCGTTTGCGCATGGCGGAACAGCGAGTCGTTGGCTAAAGCCATGGATGGCCCGACGGTCTGA
- a CDS encoding thioester domain-containing protein, translating into MFGQRGRRWARIALATVAGGTLALGIAGPAAAAPATGVAKAVDGTKVILKLDGKARETSALALQIDGKLVPAFCIDYHTSVKLDGKYEEGTWDKSQVKNLGKVQWVLTHGYPNADSTALLAAAGATAPAKIEKKRLDTLLYFGTQTAVWHFSDGIKLGDWEKGLLAQQQYDVIKKVRDYLVKNATDQPEPRAELSVDPASATATVGGKAGPFTVKGPAGDITVAATGGAAVDAEGKPVTKTTNGGQFWLTAEGAGTVNVTLTAQDSVSFGRVFLFTGTKKAQKLILGGSTGATVTAKAEAGFTAAPTPSATPSTPAPTPSATPSTPSATPSDSSPASPAPSTSPASNGGGLPLTGSPIATAATAGVLLLAAGAVTVLMVRRRKVRFTA; encoded by the coding sequence ATGTTCGGACAACGAGGACGACGCTGGGCGCGGATCGCGCTGGCGACCGTCGCCGGTGGCACGCTGGCGCTCGGCATCGCCGGCCCGGCCGCCGCGGCCCCGGCCACCGGTGTGGCCAAGGCGGTCGACGGCACCAAGGTGATCCTGAAGCTCGATGGCAAGGCCCGCGAAACGTCCGCGCTCGCGCTGCAGATTGACGGCAAGCTGGTGCCGGCGTTCTGCATCGACTACCACACCAGCGTGAAGCTGGACGGGAAGTACGAGGAGGGCACCTGGGACAAGTCCCAGGTGAAGAACCTCGGCAAGGTGCAGTGGGTGCTCACCCACGGCTACCCGAACGCCGACTCCACCGCGCTGCTCGCGGCTGCCGGCGCCACCGCTCCGGCGAAGATCGAGAAGAAGCGGCTGGACACGCTGCTCTACTTCGGCACGCAGACCGCCGTCTGGCACTTCAGCGACGGGATCAAGCTGGGCGACTGGGAGAAGGGCCTGCTCGCGCAGCAGCAGTACGACGTGATCAAGAAGGTCCGTGACTACCTGGTCAAGAACGCCACCGACCAGCCGGAGCCGCGGGCCGAGCTGTCCGTCGACCCGGCCAGCGCCACCGCGACGGTCGGCGGCAAGGCCGGCCCGTTCACGGTCAAGGGTCCGGCCGGTGACATCACCGTCGCGGCCACCGGCGGCGCGGCCGTCGACGCCGAGGGCAAGCCGGTCACCAAGACCACCAACGGTGGGCAGTTCTGGCTGACCGCCGAGGGTGCCGGCACGGTCAACGTGACGCTGACCGCGCAGGACTCGGTCTCCTTCGGCCGGGTGTTCCTGTTCACCGGCACCAAGAAGGCGCAGAAGCTGATCCTCGGCGGCAGCACCGGTGCCACCGTCACCGCCAAGGCCGAGGCCGGGTTCACCGCCGCCCCGACGCCGTCCGCGACCCCCTCGACGCCGGCCCCGACCCCGAGCGCGACTCCGTCGACTCCGTCGGCCACCCCGTCGGACTCGTCGCCGGCCAGCCCGGCCCCGTCCACCTCGCCGGCGAGCAACGGCGGCGGCCTGCCGCTGACCGGTTCGCCGATCGCGACGGCGGCGACCGCTGGCGTACTGCTGCTCGCCGCGGGTGCGGTGACGGTCCTGATGGTCCGTCGCCGGAAGGTGCGCTTCACCGCCTGA
- a CDS encoding response regulator: protein MAEQSMEHLDPADARPERLRVFLVDDHAMFRAGVRAELGAHVEVVGEASTVAEAVTRIAATGPDVVLLDVHMPDGGGRAVLEAMRRSHPQVKFLALSVSDAAEDVIGLIRAGARGYVTKTISPDELAAAIRRVADGDAVFSPRLAGFVLDAFAARPDAPVADPELDQLTNREREVLRLLARGYAYKEIAKELFISIKTVETHVSNVLRKLQMSNRYELSRWAADRRLV from the coding sequence ATGGCCGAGCAGTCGATGGAGCACCTCGACCCGGCGGACGCCCGCCCCGAGCGGCTGCGGGTGTTCCTGGTGGACGACCATGCCATGTTCCGGGCCGGAGTACGCGCCGAGCTGGGCGCCCACGTCGAGGTGGTGGGCGAGGCGAGCACGGTGGCCGAGGCGGTCACCCGGATCGCGGCCACCGGGCCGGACGTGGTGCTGCTCGACGTGCACATGCCCGACGGCGGCGGTCGTGCGGTGCTGGAGGCGATGCGGCGCAGCCACCCGCAGGTCAAGTTCCTGGCACTGAGCGTCTCCGACGCGGCGGAGGACGTGATCGGGCTGATCCGTGCCGGTGCCCGGGGGTACGTCACCAAGACCATCTCCCCGGACGAGTTGGCCGCGGCGATCCGCCGGGTCGCCGACGGTGACGCGGTTTTCAGTCCTCGGCTGGCCGGGTTCGTGCTGGACGCCTTCGCGGCCCGGCCGGACGCGCCGGTGGCCGATCCGGAGCTGGACCAGCTCACCAACCGGGAGCGGGAGGTGCTGCGGCTGCTCGCCCGAGGGTACGCGTACAAGGAGATCGCGAAGGAGCTGTTCATCTCCATCAAGACGGTGGAGACGCACGTGTCGAACGTGCTGCGCAAGCTTCAGATGTCCAACCGGTACGAGCTCTCCCGATGGGCGGCGGACCGCCGACTCGTGTGA
- a CDS encoding PspC domain-containing protein yields the protein MTPPPRLYRAPEHRMAAGVAAGIADHLGISVLRVRVAFMVLLGLSGLGLLLYAAFWAVVPLRPGDTAVPPRRDVAQLLPFVGIGLGVLLIQVMVFDSVGAAGTAGWLVAIIAVGAGVIWHQSAPERRRRWGDTPVPWLGAVVEESDRRAFVLRFIGGGVLVAVGIIGVAAVYSPAQNFDAVINGVIFALVGLAGVGVVAAPVLWRTYNQLRSEREGRIREQERAELAAMVHDQVLHTLALIQRNATDVKTVQRLARGQERSLRNWLYKPTASPNERFAAALEQAAAEVEDTFAITVEAVVVGDRETDERVGALVAAAREALVNAARHAGVQTVSLYAEVEPDQISVFVRDRGKGFDPDTVEDHRHGVRGSIIGRMKRHDGRAEIRSGPGDGTEVRLILPISRDSSAAERNR from the coding sequence GTGACCCCGCCTCCGCGCCTGTACCGCGCCCCCGAGCACCGGATGGCCGCGGGCGTCGCCGCCGGCATCGCCGACCACCTCGGCATCTCGGTGCTGCGCGTGCGGGTCGCGTTCATGGTGCTGCTCGGGCTGAGCGGGCTCGGCCTGCTGCTCTATGCGGCCTTCTGGGCGGTGGTGCCGCTGCGGCCCGGTGACACCGCGGTGCCGCCCCGCCGGGACGTGGCCCAGCTCCTGCCGTTCGTGGGGATCGGGCTCGGGGTCCTGCTGATCCAGGTGATGGTCTTCGACTCGGTCGGCGCGGCGGGCACCGCCGGCTGGCTGGTGGCCATCATCGCGGTCGGTGCCGGTGTCATCTGGCACCAGTCCGCGCCCGAGCGGCGGCGGCGGTGGGGCGACACGCCGGTGCCCTGGCTCGGCGCGGTCGTCGAGGAGAGCGACCGGCGAGCCTTCGTGCTCCGGTTCATCGGCGGCGGGGTGCTGGTCGCGGTCGGCATCATCGGCGTCGCGGCGGTCTACTCGCCGGCGCAGAACTTCGACGCGGTGATCAACGGCGTGATCTTCGCGCTGGTGGGGCTGGCCGGGGTCGGCGTGGTCGCCGCGCCGGTGCTCTGGCGGACGTACAACCAGCTCCGTTCGGAGCGCGAGGGGCGCATCCGCGAGCAGGAGCGGGCCGAGCTGGCCGCGATGGTGCACGACCAGGTGCTGCACACGTTGGCCCTGATCCAGCGCAACGCCACCGATGTCAAGACGGTCCAGCGGCTGGCCCGCGGGCAGGAGCGTTCGCTGCGCAACTGGCTCTACAAGCCCACCGCGTCGCCCAACGAGCGCTTCGCCGCGGCCCTGGAGCAGGCCGCGGCCGAGGTCGAGGACACCTTCGCGATCACGGTGGAGGCGGTGGTGGTCGGTGACCGGGAGACCGATGAGCGGGTCGGCGCGCTGGTCGCCGCCGCGCGGGAGGCGCTGGTGAACGCGGCCCGGCACGCCGGGGTGCAGACCGTGTCGCTCTACGCCGAGGTGGAGCCGGATCAGATCAGCGTCTTCGTCCGAGACCGGGGAAAGGGCTTCGACCCGGATACCGTGGAGGACCACCGGCACGGCGTACGCGGCTCGATCATCGGGCGGATGAAGCGGCACGACGGACGGGCCGAGATCCGGTCCGGACCGGGGGACGGAACCGAGGTCCGGTTGATCCTGCCGATCTCCCGGGACTCGTCCGCAGCGGAGAGGAACAGATGA